AGATAGTCCTTTACAACCAACTGCTGATGAGACGTcacaatcctctgaatgtgagactgataacagtgacgATTGGAAGGAGACTCAGGAACCTCAGTCACGTTTAAACCCTTTGGAAAACAATGAAGTCCCTGGAGGTGACATGGACTGTGGTACTGGAAACGCATCAATTAGCTCTTCTCAATATGctggaagctttggccaaaaGAGACATCCGAAGAGACACTCTGGAGCCACAACAGGAGTGACCAGttcttcagtttgtggtaaaacattcagacaagtgcaacctctgaaacaacactcaactgttcatacaggaggagagaaactattcagttgttcagtttgtggtaaaacattcagacaagcatcCCATgtgaaacaacactcaactgttcatatgaaagagaaactattcagttgttcagtttgtggtaaaacattcagacatgcaggccatctgaaacaacactcaactgttcatacaggtgagaaactattcagttgttcagtttgtggtaaaacattcagtcaaGCAGGCaatctaaaacgacactcaactgttcatacaggtgagaaactattcagttgttcagtttgtggtaaaacattcagtcaaGCAGCCgatctaaaacgacactcaactgttcatacaggtgagaaactattcagttgttcagtttgtggtaaaacattcagtcatGCAGGCgatctaaaacgacactcaactgttcatacaggtgagaaactattcagttgttcagtttgtggtaaaacattcagtcatGCAGGCgatctaaaacgacactcaactgttcatacaggtgagaaactattcagttgttcagtttgtggtaaaacattcagacatgtATGCAgtctaaaacgacactcagctgttcatactggaaaaacaaattagtgttcagttttctataaaagattccctctttgattttaaaataaatcacaattgcattgttgaggtcatcagaaataaatgagacattgttgttgttgatgttgttagcagagttgatgttcatgat
The genomic region above belongs to Pseudoliparis swirei isolate HS2019 ecotype Mariana Trench chromosome 9, NWPU_hadal_v1, whole genome shotgun sequence and contains:
- the LOC130199430 gene encoding gastrula zinc finger protein XlCGF17.1-like codes for the protein MDCGTGNASISSSQYAGSFGQKRHPKRHSGATTGVTSSSVCGKTFRQVQPLKQHSTVHTGGEKLFSCSVCGKTFRQASHVKQHSTVHMKEKLFSCSVCGKTFRHAGHLKQHSTVHTGEKLFSCSVCGKTFSQAGNLKRHSTVHTGEKLFSCSVCGKTFSQAADLKRHSTVHTGEKLFSCSVCGKTFSHAGDLKRHSTVHTGEKLFSCSVCGKTFSHAGDLKRHSTVHTGEKLFSCSVCGKTFRHVCSLKRHSAVHTGKTN